One part of the Kryptolebias marmoratus isolate JLee-2015 linkage group LG13, ASM164957v2, whole genome shotgun sequence genome encodes these proteins:
- the LOC108245222 gene encoding LRRN4 C-terminal-like protein, translating into MKTTVSSMANPMRNLLFSFLIVCLVSIRGYCQLPILSAVRGTHPDVSDDDYYEDTVTPKAPDNVSQGAIQRCDYDRCRDNQTLCSVLSEATGCFCPGFTLYNEKPKPPEITEVSQDGSGVVVQWCAPYSYVTSYTVMVDGRERQSFGESRRTGSISGVVGEAEVCVIAVNDVGGSDKSCRKYKPQGDRLPLTAWLIGGAGGLLLVLLLAAMLWCHRKQKKQEPGDV; encoded by the coding sequence CATGGCCAATCCCATGAGGAacctcctgttttcttttctgatcGTCTGCCTGGTTTCTATCAGGGGTTACTGTCAGCTGCCTATACTGTCCGCAGTCAGGGGTACTCATCCGGATGTATCTGATGACGATTACTATGAGGATACAGTCACCCCCAAAGCACCAGACAATGTGTCACAAGGAGCCATCCAGCGCTGCGACTACGACCGCTGTCGAGACAATCAGACCCTCTGTAGCGTCCTGTCAGAGGCTACGGGCTGCTTCTGCCCCGGGTTCACTCTGTACAACGAGAAGCCGAAGCCTCCCGAAATAACAGAGGTGTCCCAGGACGGATCAGGGGTCGTGGTTCAGTGGTGTGCCCCGTATTCGTACGTGACAAGCTACACGGTGATGGTGGATGGTCGCGAGAGGCAGAGCTTTGGGGAGAGCCGAAGAACAGGCTCCATCAGCGGGGTAGTCGGTGAAGCCGAGGTCTGCGTGATTGCCGTGAACGACGTCGGGGGCAGCGACAAGTCCTGCAGGAAGTACAAGCCCCAAGGCGACAGGCTGCCTCTGACAGCATGGCTCATCGGGGGCGCCGGCGGCCTGCTGCTGGTCCTTTTGCTGGCCGCCATGCTGTGGTGCcacaggaagcagaagaagcaggAGCCCGGCGACGTATGA